Proteins from one Dethiobacter alkaliphilus AHT 1 genomic window:
- a CDS encoding RNA polymerase sigma factor: protein MSDGKNDELEELYHLYFSRIQSYLYYLSGDYNLAEELVQETFYRAGRSLLLKRKITYVSAWLFTIARNLYFDHAKKSNFKIDIVSFEDLSAPNLPREKYTGYLPERSHENRELQKDIQVTLMSLTENQRTALLLKDHQSLTYQEIAEIMDLSVMSVKSLLHRARLAFRRKFEEYNRKGDEQ from the coding sequence TTGAGTGACGGTAAAAATGATGAGCTTGAGGAGCTTTATCATCTATATTTTAGCCGGATTCAAAGTTATCTGTATTATTTAAGCGGTGACTATAATCTGGCAGAAGAGCTGGTGCAAGAAACTTTTTACCGTGCAGGACGCAGCCTATTATTAAAAAGAAAAATTACATATGTTTCAGCCTGGCTTTTTACGATTGCAAGAAACCTTTATTTTGATCATGCGAAAAAATCCAATTTTAAAATTGATATAGTTAGCTTTGAAGATTTATCTGCACCAAATTTACCGAGGGAAAAATATACAGGCTATCTTCCTGAACGTTCGCATGAGAATAGGGAGTTGCAGAAAGATATTCAGGTCACACTTATGTCGTTGACAGAAAACCAGCGGACAGCACTTTTACTAAAAGACCACCAGAGCCTGACTTATCAGGAGATAGCAGAAATCATGGATTTGTCCGTGATGTCAGTCAAAAGCCTTCTCCACCGTGCCCGTTTGGCTTTCCGAAGAAAGTTTGAAGAATACAACAGAAAGGGTGATGAACAATGA
- the spoIIP gene encoding stage II sporulation protein P, with the protein MAKRTYYRRKRYYRNNRHDTSNLSNNIFLATSLLAAVAMVFSIFLTSIYQTDTYLDYFFEKFGLHVFSQAIPGFSYMVKFETDDFIYFTEHYNTDTEKEQAVEQPRNILEPISRNIVDEHNSEEPNIIIPVRNMANSGEVIIYHAHTTESFKPTSGSNFTSDLSIAVVRLGEELKRILQEEYGIPVVHDKTIHNIPHGTAYEKALPTITQLLEEYPDAKLVIDLHRDGQLRTVTTTNLNGNPTGKVMFVIGGRNNPYYRQNVRAAEFVDNRLEAINPNLTRGLLQRPQLNYNQHIHPNALLIEIGGNNNSLEEALRTIPYLAQAIAELYQADKQ; encoded by the coding sequence ATGGCCAAAAGAACTTACTACAGGAGAAAAAGATACTACCGCAACAATAGGCACGACACTAGTAATTTATCAAATAATATTTTTTTAGCAACATCTCTCTTAGCTGCTGTGGCTATGGTATTCTCAATCTTTCTTACTTCAATTTATCAGACTGATACATACTTAGACTATTTTTTTGAGAAATTCGGGCTACACGTTTTTTCACAAGCCATTCCAGGTTTTAGCTATATGGTTAAATTTGAAACTGATGATTTTATATATTTTACTGAACATTACAATACAGATACGGAAAAAGAGCAAGCTGTTGAGCAACCAAGGAATATCCTTGAACCAATAAGCAGAAATATTGTTGATGAACACAATTCTGAGGAGCCTAATATCATAATTCCAGTTCGTAACATGGCCAATTCGGGAGAGGTAATCATTTACCATGCTCATACCACTGAGTCATTTAAGCCAACTTCAGGAAGTAATTTCACAAGCGACCTATCAATAGCCGTTGTCCGACTTGGGGAAGAGCTAAAACGAATATTACAAGAAGAGTATGGAATTCCTGTTGTTCATGACAAAACAATCCATAACATCCCTCATGGAACAGCTTACGAAAAGGCCTTGCCCACTATTACGCAACTACTTGAAGAGTATCCAGATGCCAAATTGGTAATCGACTTGCATAGAGACGGCCAACTAAGGACTGTAACTACTACCAATCTAAATGGCAACCCAACAGGTAAAGTGATGTTTGTAATTGGGGGGCGTAATAACCCATATTATCGCCAAAATGTTAGAGCTGCAGAATTCGTCGATAACAGACTGGAAGCAATTAATCCTAACTTAACTAGAGGATTGCTTCAGAGACCACAACTAAATTACAACCAACATATACACCCTAATGCGCTCCTGATTGAAATAGGCGGAAACAACAATTCCCTGGAAGAAGCGTTAAGAACCATACCATACCTAGCTCAAGCAATAGCAGAACTTTATCAGGCAGACAAACAATAA
- the ade gene encoding adenine deaminase has translation MGERKENNLQDVSQTLVDVAMGRKTADLVIKDARLVNVHTAEIIPGTDVAVAEGRIALVGDASHTIGPETTVIDAAGKYLAPGFLDGHIHVESSMVNVTGFAGAVMPHGTTAIFMDPHEIANVLGMEGIRLMHEEGKTVPLRVFTTVPSCVPAAPGMEDAGAAIGPEEVREVLSWEGVAGLGEMMNFPGVLANDPHVHAIIKETLAAGKVVTGHYAMPTEGPGLHAYMSAGISSCHESVTKEGALAKLRSGMYAMLREGSAWHDVKETIRAVTEHNIDSSYCILCSDDTHPETLLERGHLNHVVMRAIQEGLNPIRAIQMVTINPARYFNCDKDLGSIAPGKYADMLLISDLTCVEVDSVFIAGNLIADKGKLQTKLPTHKYPVSVRHSVRLPKPLEEADFHIKAPNTTPTVRVMQISEAQVGTKELQLQVPAQNGLIHADPTKDLAKVAVFERHSGQGTHAVGFVTGFGFTRGAVASTVAHDSHNLLIVGTNDADMAVAGNILAEHGGGMVAVSEGEVLALVELPVAGLMSDQPVEEVAQNVAALAKAWQNLGCTLVSPFMTMALLSLPVIPDLRITNRGLVDVTKFDFVNLFVGADE, from the coding sequence ATGGGCGAACGTAAAGAAAACAACTTACAGGATGTGTCCCAAACGCTGGTGGATGTGGCCATGGGACGTAAGACTGCCGACTTGGTGATAAAGGATGCACGTCTGGTAAACGTACATACCGCTGAAATCATCCCCGGTACCGATGTAGCAGTAGCCGAAGGCCGCATCGCCCTGGTGGGTGATGCCTCCCATACCATCGGTCCGGAGACCACAGTTATTGATGCCGCCGGCAAATACCTGGCTCCGGGATTTCTCGATGGCCATATTCATGTGGAAAGCAGTATGGTTAATGTCACAGGCTTTGCCGGAGCCGTCATGCCCCACGGTACCACAGCCATCTTCATGGACCCTCATGAAATCGCCAATGTCCTGGGAATGGAAGGAATACGCCTGATGCATGAAGAGGGAAAAACAGTTCCCTTGCGCGTCTTTACCACCGTACCATCCTGTGTTCCCGCAGCTCCCGGCATGGAGGATGCCGGTGCCGCCATCGGCCCTGAGGAAGTACGGGAAGTACTCTCTTGGGAGGGGGTAGCCGGCCTTGGCGAAATGATGAATTTCCCCGGAGTTTTAGCCAATGACCCGCACGTCCATGCCATTATCAAAGAAACCCTGGCCGCCGGCAAAGTAGTCACCGGTCATTATGCTATGCCCACCGAAGGCCCGGGCCTTCATGCCTACATGTCCGCCGGCATCTCCTCCTGCCACGAGTCGGTTACCAAAGAAGGTGCCCTGGCCAAGCTCCGCAGCGGCATGTATGCCATGCTTCGTGAAGGCTCTGCCTGGCATGATGTAAAGGAAACCATCCGCGCTGTAACCGAACACAACATCGACAGCAGCTACTGCATACTCTGCTCCGATGATACCCACCCGGAAACCCTCTTAGAACGCGGACACCTAAACCATGTAGTAATGCGCGCCATACAGGAAGGCCTAAACCCAATCCGGGCCATTCAGATGGTAACTATAAACCCGGCCCGCTACTTTAACTGTGACAAGGACCTGGGCAGCATCGCCCCCGGCAAGTATGCAGACATGCTCCTGATTTCAGACCTGACCTGCGTCGAAGTAGACAGCGTCTTTATCGCCGGCAACCTCATCGCAGACAAAGGTAAATTGCAAACCAAACTGCCCACCCACAAATATCCGGTTTCAGTCCGCCATTCGGTTCGACTACCCAAGCCTCTGGAAGAAGCAGATTTCCACATTAAAGCGCCAAACACCACACCCACCGTCCGTGTAATGCAAATCTCTGAAGCCCAGGTAGGCACCAAAGAACTGCAATTACAGGTACCAGCACAAAACGGCCTGATTCATGCCGACCCCACCAAAGATCTGGCCAAAGTGGCTGTCTTTGAGCGCCACAGCGGCCAGGGCACCCATGCCGTTGGCTTTGTCACCGGCTTTGGCTTTACCCGCGGCGCCGTGGCCTCCACAGTAGCTCACGACAGCCACAACCTGCTTATCGTAGGAACCAACGATGCCGATATGGCCGTGGCCGGTAACATCCTGGCCGAGCATGGCGGCGGCATGGTGGCCGTCTCCGAGGGTGAAGTACTGGCCCTGGTGGAGCTTCCGGTAGCCGGCCTGATGTCAGACCAGCCGGTGGAGGAAGTAGCCCAAAACGTTGCAGCGCTGGCCAAAGCATGGCAAAACCTTGGCTGCACACTGGTCTCCCCGTTTATGACCATGGCCCTGCTTTCGTTACCTGTTATTCCCGATTTGCGTATCACCAACCGCGGCCTGGTGGACGTAACCAAGTTCGACTTTGTAAATCTTTTTGTGGGAGCTGATGAATAA
- a CDS encoding secondary thiamine-phosphate synthase enzyme YjbQ, which produces MKFHTEYLTFNTPKRYQLEVITEEVQQALDKSGIQEGMVLVSAMHITAGVFINDLESGIMEDIHEMLERLAPFGPDYRHHRTGEDNGDAHLKNILVGHQVIIPVTKGRLDFGPWQQVFYAEFDGRRNKRVVIKVMGE; this is translated from the coding sequence ATGAAGTTCCATACCGAGTACCTGACGTTTAACACTCCTAAACGCTACCAGCTGGAAGTGATAACAGAAGAGGTCCAGCAAGCTCTGGACAAAAGCGGCATCCAGGAAGGCATGGTCCTGGTCTCGGCCATGCACATCACCGCCGGAGTATTCATTAACGACCTGGAATCCGGCATTATGGAAGATATCCATGAAATGCTGGAACGTCTGGCACCCTTTGGCCCCGACTACCGCCACCACCGCACCGGAGAAGACAACGGTGATGCCCACCTGAAGAACATCCTTGTGGGCCATCAGGTAATAATCCCTGTAACAAAAGGACGTTTGGATTTCGGCCCCTGGCAGCAGGTTTTCTATGCCGAATTTGACGGCCGCCGCAACAAACGGGTGGTAATCAAAGTGATGGGTGAATAA
- a CDS encoding CPBP family intramembrane glutamic endopeptidase → MRAPYKIPYSRMRKQFDFKEKALFIIGLTVILIGINILAGLLHLRVLGEPDILKQFNSISEIVAISARAALLEEVVFRFIMITVIMHLLQRVSKFHKMSVSRMWLVSLIISSLAFMFVHSTEAYLIAFAFGMLLGYTFIKHGLIVVIAIHFLVNVSTFTYFFLFH, encoded by the coding sequence ATGAGGGCCCCTTACAAAATACCGTACAGCAGAATGCGAAAACAATTTGATTTTAAAGAGAAAGCTTTGTTTATAATTGGGCTTACAGTAATTTTAATAGGCATAAACATACTAGCAGGATTGTTGCATTTAAGGGTATTAGGAGAACCTGACATACTAAAGCAATTTAATAGCATATCAGAGATAGTTGCAATTTCAGCCAGGGCTGCACTTCTTGAAGAAGTAGTATTTCGGTTTATAATGATTACGGTCATTATGCATCTTCTGCAAAGAGTCTCGAAGTTTCATAAGATGTCAGTAAGCAGAATGTGGCTAGTATCATTGATTATTTCGTCATTGGCTTTCATGTTTGTTCATTCTACAGAAGCGTATCTGATTGCATTTGCCTTTGGAATGCTACTGGGATATACATTTATTAAGCATGGATTAATAGTAGTTATAGCGATTCATTTTTTGGTTAATGTAAGCACGTTTACTTACTTTTTTCTATTTCATTAA
- the lspA gene encoding signal peptidase II: MIFYIVALTIVFLDQFSKWLIVTNLDIGNSIRIIPGTLYLSSLRNPGGAFGILAGQLGLFIIVSVAVIGVLIYLLQIKPKNMKWYGVSLALLLGGTLGNFIDRLFHGGEVIDFVNLILFSFRFPIFNIADVSLNIGIIMMLVHLVKEQRKQSPQL, encoded by the coding sequence ATGATATTCTATATTGTTGCACTAACCATTGTATTTCTAGACCAGTTCTCCAAGTGGCTTATTGTCACTAATCTGGACATAGGAAATAGTATTCGCATCATTCCCGGCACCCTGTATCTTAGTTCACTTAGAAATCCGGGGGGCGCTTTTGGTATTCTCGCAGGCCAGTTAGGGCTGTTTATCATCGTTTCAGTAGCTGTGATAGGGGTCCTGATATATTTACTCCAGATAAAGCCTAAAAACATGAAGTGGTACGGAGTATCCCTGGCATTATTATTAGGCGGAACATTAGGCAACTTCATAGACAGGCTTTTTCACGGCGGTGAAGTTATCGATTTTGTCAATTTAATATTATTTTCCTTTAGATTCCCAATCTTCAACATAGCCGACGTATCACTCAACATCGGTATAATAATGATGCTAGTTCATCTAGTAAAAGAACAACGTAAACAAAGCCCCCAACTATAA
- a CDS encoding PIN domain-containing protein, whose translation MKRIIDANIVLRFLLNDIPEQAEQCALLLKRLEKNSEQTFLPDIILADIVWTLEKFYRVPKRRIGELLIPIINLRGLRCSSKETIRVALKTYAEKNIDWSDAFVGAQMLASQQYTIYSYDGDFDKIDGITRVVP comes from the coding sequence ATGAAAAGAATAATTGATGCAAATATTGTTTTGAGGTTTTTGCTTAACGATATTCCGGAGCAAGCTGAGCAATGCGCACTTTTATTAAAACGGTTGGAGAAAAATAGTGAACAAACCTTTCTGCCTGATATTATACTAGCGGATATTGTCTGGACTTTAGAAAAGTTTTACCGTGTTCCAAAAAGAAGAATTGGAGAATTGCTAATTCCCATAATAAATCTCCGCGGCCTGCGTTGTTCCAGTAAGGAAACAATAAGGGTTGCTTTGAAGACTTATGCTGAAAAAAACATTGATTGGAGCGATGCATTTGTAGGCGCACAAATGCTTGCCAGCCAACAATATACTATTTACTCATATGATGGTGACTTCGACAAAATAGACGGGATCACGAGAGTCGTTCCATAA
- a CDS encoding HAD family hydrolase — translation MPKAILFDLDGTLLNVDMDDFLGRYLKRLAVHFAHMMDPQEFVVNLMASTQAMIENRDPQKTNREAFWEHFLTTLPHKPEAVYPHIDTFYQDVFPELKPYVKPYPHTPEVLASATKHACPLVLATNPVFPLAAIRHRMNWAGLTEEQFALVTSYEHMHYCKPHPEYYLEIAERINVAPQDCLMIGNDADDDIRAAAKAGMQTYLVKDLVVNKSGKPPQADFSGHIKDIPSFLEKLKEDS, via the coding sequence TTGCCCAAAGCAATATTATTCGATTTGGACGGAACATTATTAAACGTAGACATGGATGATTTCCTCGGCCGGTACTTAAAGCGGTTGGCAGTTCACTTTGCCCACATGATGGACCCACAGGAGTTTGTGGTAAACCTTATGGCTTCCACACAAGCCATGATTGAAAACCGTGATCCTCAAAAAACAAACAGGGAGGCTTTTTGGGAGCACTTCTTAACCACGCTGCCCCATAAACCGGAAGCAGTTTATCCCCATATCGACACCTTTTATCAGGATGTCTTTCCGGAATTAAAGCCCTATGTTAAACCATATCCCCACACCCCGGAGGTGCTGGCCTCCGCAACTAAACATGCCTGCCCGCTAGTGCTGGCCACAAATCCGGTATTCCCCTTAGCAGCTATCCGCCACCGCATGAATTGGGCAGGCCTCACAGAAGAGCAATTTGCCCTGGTCACATCTTATGAACACATGCATTACTGTAAACCCCACCCGGAATACTATCTGGAGATTGCCGAGCGCATTAACGTTGCTCCCCAGGACTGCTTAATGATTGGCAACGATGCCGACGATGATATCCGTGCCGCCGCCAAAGCCGGCATGCAAACCTATCTGGTAAAAGATCTGGTAGTAAATAAATCCGGTAAACCACCGCAGGCCGATTTCTCCGGCCACATAAAAGATATCCCGTCTTTTCTGGAAAAACTCAAAGAGGACAGCTAG
- a CDS encoding PAS domain S-box protein: MGNWLIKSFLINFHRNTYEGTVPLQEAVHTYRTIFDVAATPMVVVDENYTILYANQEMELFSKVKLEDVQGKEKIHSFIHPAHLKRVLKYHKNETGSLKTEVFPFIDAEGNEKDVIIKARLIPDTKLSLVSIENYADITVLENKLQESKEKYRHLFENAQEGIFQCTEDGKILLANSAFVKMLGYDSLEEVLELNTPRDIYIDNKQREEVISSLKDTNYYSNIELKWRKKDGKTLVIRAGGRAIRNRDGQILYYESTVTDITDLKRAHEALDASRQYFKNIIDCLPDPTFTIDTEGRVTAWNKAMERLTGVRAERMLGRGHFEYSIPFYGSRRPILIDFVLDPGKIPQKQYSFLRWEGDSLIAEVYVPRLHGGKGAFIWGSASIIKDGEENVIGAINTIKDFTSYKETQEKMRYLTMYDTLTGLHNRSYFEEELLRLNNKASTPVSVIMVDIDGLKLINDSMGHPKGDTVLKAAAKVIRSAFRATDAICRIGGDEFAILLPNTTASQAEAAAKRIDKALDDYNNNQPEFPLSLSIGFATGNTPIQDIIIEADNILNSNKLYRSTSAKSHFTTTLMAMLAERDYITEGHADRMEKLAAIMADELRLSAKEKTDLILLAKFHDIGKVGISDKLLFKPRSLTVKEREEMKRHSEIGYRIAQSSPELSHIAKYILHHHEWWNGEGYPLGLKEKNIPLACRIMAIMDTYDAMTSNRPYRKALNYKTVIEHIKTLKTIQFDPFLVDIFIDVLHKHNFFSKKKQDYDEAQ; this comes from the coding sequence ATGGGCAATTGGTTAATCAAATCTTTTTTAATTAACTTTCACAGAAATACCTATGAAGGCACAGTGCCTTTACAGGAAGCTGTGCACACCTACCGGACAATATTTGACGTGGCGGCCACGCCTATGGTTGTGGTAGATGAGAATTATACCATTCTTTATGCAAACCAAGAAATGGAACTTTTCTCCAAGGTAAAGCTGGAGGATGTGCAGGGCAAGGAGAAAATACATAGCTTCATTCATCCCGCTCACCTAAAACGTGTACTTAAGTATCATAAAAATGAAACTGGATCACTGAAAACTGAAGTTTTCCCTTTCATAGATGCAGAAGGTAATGAAAAAGATGTTATCATTAAAGCTCGCCTGATTCCTGATACCAAACTCTCTCTGGTATCTATAGAAAATTATGCAGATATTACTGTATTGGAAAACAAACTCCAGGAGAGCAAGGAAAAATACCGACACCTCTTTGAAAATGCTCAGGAAGGTATTTTCCAATGCACTGAGGATGGAAAAATCCTTCTGGCCAATTCAGCCTTCGTAAAAATGTTGGGTTATGATTCACTTGAAGAAGTATTGGAGCTAAACACTCCCAGAGACATCTATATAGATAATAAACAACGCGAAGAAGTAATATCTTCGCTAAAAGATACCAACTATTACAGCAATATTGAGCTCAAATGGAGAAAAAAGGATGGCAAAACACTGGTAATACGTGCCGGAGGGCGAGCAATACGTAACCGTGACGGACAAATTCTTTACTATGAAAGCACTGTCACAGACATTACAGATTTAAAGCGGGCGCACGAGGCACTGGATGCCTCGCGACAATACTTTAAAAATATTATCGACTGCCTCCCGGACCCTACTTTCACAATTGATACAGAAGGCAGGGTCACAGCCTGGAATAAAGCTATGGAACGTTTAACCGGGGTGAGGGCAGAAAGAATGCTTGGCCGTGGCCACTTTGAGTACTCAATACCGTTTTACGGTTCCCGCCGGCCAATTCTGATAGATTTTGTTCTAGATCCCGGTAAAATCCCACAAAAGCAGTATTCTTTCCTGAGATGGGAAGGGGACTCTCTGATAGCCGAAGTTTACGTTCCCCGGTTACACGGAGGGAAAGGTGCCTTCATATGGGGATCCGCTTCAATCATTAAGGACGGAGAAGAAAATGTAATCGGTGCCATTAATACCATTAAAGATTTCACCTCATATAAAGAAACCCAAGAAAAAATGCGGTATCTCACTATGTACGATACATTAACCGGACTTCACAACCGCAGCTATTTTGAAGAAGAACTGCTTAGATTAAACAACAAAGCATCAACACCGGTATCTGTAATAATGGTTGATATAGATGGATTAAAGTTAATCAATGACTCCATGGGCCATCCAAAAGGAGACACAGTACTAAAAGCAGCAGCGAAAGTTATTCGCAGCGCTTTTCGGGCAACCGATGCAATTTGCCGCATTGGCGGTGACGAATTTGCAATTCTTCTCCCCAACACCACCGCCTCCCAGGCAGAAGCAGCAGCCAAAAGAATAGACAAAGCCCTAGATGACTATAACAACAACCAACCTGAATTCCCCTTAAGCCTGTCTATCGGCTTTGCAACCGGAAACACTCCAATTCAGGATATCATTATAGAAGCAGATAACATCCTAAATAGCAATAAACTTTACCGCAGCACCAGCGCTAAAAGCCACTTTACCACAACCCTGATGGCCATGTTGGCCGAGCGAGACTACATCACCGAAGGCCATGCCGACAGGATGGAGAAATTAGCTGCCATTATGGCCGATGAACTGCGTCTTTCCGCTAAGGAGAAAACAGACTTAATTCTTCTGGCAAAGTTTCATGATATCGGCAAGGTAGGCATATCAGACAAGTTACTTTTTAAGCCTCGCTCATTAACCGTAAAAGAGAGGGAGGAGATGAAGCGACATTCGGAAATCGGCTATCGGATTGCTCAGTCTTCCCCGGAATTAAGCCACATAGCCAAATACATCCTCCACCACCACGAATGGTGGAATGGGGAAGGGTACCCATTAGGCCTAAAAGAAAAGAATATCCCGCTGGCCTGTCGTATAATGGCCATCATGGATACCTATGATGCCATGACCAGCAATCGTCCTTACAGAAAAGCACTAAACTATAAAACAGTAATCGAACACATCAAAACATTAAAAACAATTCAATTTGATCCCTTCTTGGTAGATATTTTTATCGATGTTTTACATAAACATAATTTCTTTTCAAAAAAAAAGCAGGACTATGATGAAGCACAGTAG
- a CDS encoding flavodoxin family protein has product MKILSLIASRRSPGNSEILVKQASKAAQKAGAEVETINITDLNIASCEGCLACVFRGKCREEDQMDTLVEKLIQADGLIVAAPIYLLSPASVIKKIMDRALMMSLYIDDMQGRRRGSLNMTVAGKADWNPIGMEMMNQFALSFGFPVYNYHEAYAPGPGEILLQDDLMEDVASLGAGLVSYLRGETEPRTPEPNQCPSCYSRSVRLLGENKIQCPFCLVEGTLEANNQINIPQEVLNDAFWTPQHRKRHLEDWIKATRGRYMKNREAVKQKLKDFS; this is encoded by the coding sequence ATGAAAATATTATCCCTGATAGCTTCACGCCGTTCCCCCGGAAACAGTGAAATCTTGGTCAAACAAGCATCAAAAGCTGCCCAGAAAGCCGGAGCAGAAGTGGAAACCATAAACATCACCGATTTAAACATTGCATCCTGTGAAGGCTGTCTGGCCTGTGTGTTCCGCGGTAAATGCCGTGAAGAGGACCAAATGGACACACTGGTAGAAAAACTTATCCAGGCCGACGGACTCATTGTGGCCGCCCCAATCTATCTTTTAAGCCCCGCATCCGTCATCAAAAAAATAATGGACCGGGCGCTTATGATGTCTCTCTACATAGATGACATGCAAGGCCGCCGCCGCGGCTCCCTTAACATGACCGTGGCCGGCAAAGCAGACTGGAACCCCATCGGCATGGAAATGATGAATCAGTTCGCCTTATCCTTTGGATTCCCCGTCTACAACTATCACGAAGCATATGCCCCCGGACCCGGTGAAATACTCCTACAAGACGACCTTATGGAAGACGTAGCCAGCCTTGGCGCCGGACTGGTATCATACCTACGGGGAGAAACAGAACCCAGAACCCCCGAGCCTAACCAGTGCCCATCCTGCTACAGCCGTTCAGTACGCCTCCTGGGCGAAAACAAGATCCAGTGCCCGTTTTGCCTGGTAGAGGGGACTTTGGAAGCAAACAACCAAATCAACATCCCCCAGGAAGTACTAAACGATGCTTTCTGGACACCACAACACCGTAAACGCCACCTGGAAGACTGGATTAAAGCAACCCGTGGCAGATACATGAAAAACAGAGAGGCAGTAAAACAAAAACTAAAAGATTTCTCCTAA
- a CDS encoding AbrB/MazE/SpoVT family DNA-binding domain-containing protein yields the protein MVKVSSKGQITLPASIRKKINVKPGEYVRLVEDSDGGVRILVAENGIEYLKGSVCVSSPQDIEQARRKALQERIDEKNN from the coding sequence ATGGTCAAGGTTTCAAGTAAGGGGCAGATAACTCTGCCGGCATCGATAAGAAAAAAGATTAACGTTAAGCCGGGCGAATATGTGAGATTGGTTGAAGATAGTGATGGAGGAGTTCGTATATTGGTAGCCGAAAATGGGATTGAATATCTGAAAGGAAGCGTATGTGTCAGTAGTCCTCAGGATATTGAGCAGGCTAGACGTAAAGCTCTACAGGAGCGAATTGATGAAAAGAATAATTGA
- a CDS encoding anti sigma factor C-terminal domain-containing protein, which translates to MSPLICEVVNDLWPLYQENQLSSKTVLEIEEHLKGCPECRKMISATDEAAGLISQLDAPLADSEKEKSMLRRAQTRLRYKLLATVVLATVFLYFSLSYIPVGQRYEQYAEDAKKALSIIMEMTQPGTEVLVAYSNRNIISVYGERSLPNIKTTWEVQVDRRGVMDIKEFRQEPANLEALPWPWRTDIGTQYDNSLRDEQQEILERLPEWSEAEAVISFYEDLTPAEVSHFLSDRNLRPLHAAFHADIPDYDGEGAPWLPRFGFSLVDDNLLPATQQSVIRKSEAFLEELIWLSERYHIIENIFGYPRVNDIVDYVQENGFEISGITVRGPAEDLKILFEDEQVRSVHIGEIAFRRR; encoded by the coding sequence ATGAGCCCTCTGATTTGTGAAGTTGTTAATGACCTTTGGCCGCTGTATCAGGAAAATCAGCTTAGCTCAAAAACTGTACTTGAGATTGAAGAGCATTTAAAAGGCTGCCCGGAGTGTCGGAAAATGATATCTGCCACAGATGAAGCGGCCGGACTTATTTCACAGTTGGATGCTCCACTTGCAGATTCCGAGAAAGAAAAAAGTATGCTGCGCAGGGCCCAAACGAGGCTAAGATATAAGTTGCTGGCAACTGTGGTGTTAGCGACGGTATTTCTCTATTTTTCACTTTCATATATACCTGTCGGGCAAAGATACGAGCAATACGCTGAAGATGCTAAAAAAGCACTGTCAATCATAATGGAGATGACTCAGCCCGGTACAGAGGTGCTTGTTGCTTATTCCAACCGGAATATAATCAGTGTATACGGTGAAAGATCCCTGCCCAACATAAAAACAACCTGGGAAGTTCAGGTTGACCGCCGCGGTGTGATGGATATCAAAGAGTTCAGGCAGGAGCCTGCAAATTTAGAAGCTCTGCCCTGGCCGTGGCGAACTGATATTGGTACACAGTATGATAACAGTCTAAGAGACGAACAGCAGGAAATACTTGAACGGTTACCTGAGTGGAGTGAAGCAGAAGCTGTTATTTCCTTTTATGAAGATCTGACCCCCGCTGAGGTTAGCCACTTTCTCAGTGACAGAAACTTAAGACCGTTGCATGCCGCTTTCCATGCAGATATTCCCGATTATGACGGAGAAGGCGCCCCCTGGCTTCCCCGCTTCGGGTTTTCCCTTGTTGATGATAATCTACTTCCGGCAACACAGCAATCAGTAATAAGGAAAAGTGAAGCATTTCTTGAAGAACTAATCTGGCTGTCGGAGAGATATCATATTATTGAAAATATCTTTGGTTACCCGCGTGTAAATGATATCGTGGATTACGTTCAAGAAAATGGTTTTGAAATTAGCGGAATAACAGTGAGGGGTCCGGCTGAAGATTTAAAGATTTTGTTTGAGGATGAACAGGTACGTTCTGTGCATATCGGAGAAATTGCATTTCGTCGCAGATAA